The following proteins are encoded in a genomic region of Solea senegalensis isolate Sse05_10M linkage group LG5, IFAPA_SoseM_1, whole genome shotgun sequence:
- the itga2.2 gene encoding integrin alpha-2 has product MENLWGNILFAVIVMIDRVWQSQSFNVGTAGAKIFTGPATEEFGYTVLQTTNHEGKWLLVGAPWSGFSRNRKGDVYKCPVTGSRNTCDKLNLQDSISIPDVRNVNENMSLGFTLSRMPTVNDLMVCGPLWGQLCGSQNFYPGVCAKMNPLFQPQPAFSPAVQTCGGPMDIVIVLDGSNSIYPWEPMTLFLKKLIPALDIGPKSTQVSVIQYAVDPKFEFRLNDFKTKEEMIAAVSEITQMYGHSTNTFHAIQYASQWGFNPVNGARTGAAKVMVVVTDGESHDEAFRDTVIEECENKGITRFGIAVLGYYIRNNIDTENLIKEIKSIASLPTERFFFNVSEEAALSTIAGTLGDRIFNIEGTGKGGDNFQMEMSQVGFSAHYSSQQKVMMLGAVGAYGWSGTVVHQKGSKADIIPFSAFEETLQDRNHSSLLGYSVTTLTEGSTVYFVAGAPRSNHSGQVIVYTVNAQKKTAVIDYERGKQIGSYFGSVLCSLDVDKDGVTELLLVGAPMFMSELNREQGRVYVFSVTKGILNEQGFLIGPPATENARFGMAISAIPDLDLDGYNDVVVGAPLEDKQKGVIYIYNGEKKTLNKQFSQKILGSNLDPQLQYFGRSLDSFKDLNDDSLPDLSVGAYGKVVQLWSRGVAVVTTKASFNPNKINIFNKPCNINGRKLSCFNTNLCFTAAFRPKNPVGPIDISYTLTLDADLEASRVTSRGMFTKNNERFLTETAKVSSTPLCRDYQVYVQETPDFVNSLSLKVEIEQKNTDVNPVLDMFAPSASQFFIPFTKDCGSDEVCISDLVLSVKTDSKASSSAPILVSANNRELSFQVAVKNKKENAYNTRVVATFSNNLYYSSVFPPTDNVKCTSTQAETVTCLVGYPALKKNEEIKFQINFEYSLEELQSRAEVKFEAMSDGKEERPADNKVDISIPVQYDAGIILSRQSNINFYVANATTDVVTTVDSLEDIGPEFNFTVKVSTGHFVVSLLYLSIDLPITTKGGNQLLYVTKVDTQTGGSVTCDSQGLVDPLKIGVKSQKVSFSEESFRGSDKLDCKSATCKNMKCILKDTKVKSDYFVTVKTRIWSGTFIRATYQSVELTSSVDIETANPDLLIIGLKQLPVVVTISKPGEKGEVPVGVIVGSIIGGLALLALAVVLLWKFGFFKRKYKQLQQEADGGHSNADEVL; this is encoded by the exons TTGACAGAGTCTGGCAGTCACAGTCCTTCAACGTGGGCACGGCAGGTGCAAAGATCTTCACTGGTCCAGCGACAGAGGAGTTTGGCTACACAGTCCTACAAACAACAAACCATGAAGGCAAATG GCTCCTGGTCGGCGCTCCGTGGAGTGGTTTCAGTAGAAACAGGAAGGGAGATGTTTACAAGTGTCCAGTCACGGGGTCCAGAAACACCTGTGACAAGCTCAATCTTCAAG ATTCCATCAGTATTCCAGATGTTAGAAATGTCAACGAAAACATGAGCCTGGGTTTCACTCTCAGCCGAATGCCTACGGTCAATGATCTGATG GTGTGTGGTCCTCTCTGGGGACAACTGTGTGGCTCTCAGAACTTCTATCCTGGAGTATGTGCAAAAATGAACCCCCTCTTCCAGCCTCAACCTGCCTTCTCCCCTGCTGTCCAGA CATGCGGCGGGCCTATGGATATTGTAATTGTTCTGGACGGTTCCAACAGCATTTATCCTTGGGAGCCAATGACCCTTTTCCTCAAGAAACTCATACCTGCACTTGACATTGGGCCAAAAAGCACACAG GTCAGTGTGATTCAGTACGCCGTCGATCCCAAGTTTGAATTCAGACTGAACGACTTTAAAACCAAAGAGGAGATGATCGCTGCGGTGTCAGAAATCACACAGATGTATGGCCATTCTACCAACACTTTCCATGCGATCCAGTATGCCAG CCAGTGGGGTTTCAATCCAGTGAATGGAGCTCGTACTGGTGCTGCCAAAGTAATGGTGGTCGTCACTGATGGAGAATCTCATGACGAGGCTTTCAGAGATACAGTCATTGAGGAATGTGAGAATAAAGGCATCACCCGCTTTGGTATCGCT gtCTTGGGTTATTATATAAGAAACAACATCGACACAGAAAATCTCATCAAAGAAATCAAATCCATCGCCAGTTTGCCCACTGAGAGGTTCTTCTTCAATGTGTCTGAAGAGGCGGCTCTGTCCACCATTGCTGGAACACTGGGAGACCGCATCTTCAACATAGAAG GCACTGGAAAAGGGGGTGACAACTTTCAGATGGAGATGTCCCAGGTTGGATTCAGTGCGCACTACTCCAGCCAGCAG aaAGTGATGATGCTGGGAGCGGTGGGAGCCTATGGTTGGAGTGGGACTGTCGTCCATCAAAAAGGGTCCAAAGCAGACATTATCCCTTTCTCAGCCTTTGAGGAGACCCTTCAAGACAGAAACCACAGCTCATTGTTGG GTTACTCTGTCACCACACTGACTGAAGGCTCTACAGTGTACTTTGTGGCCGGTGCACCTCGCTCCAACCACTCTGGTCAAGTTATCGTCTACACTGTCAACGCTCAGAAGAAAACTGCTGTAATAGATTATGAAAGAGGGAAGCAG ATCGGCTCATACTTTGGGAGCGTCCTGTGCTCCCTTGACGTGGACAAAGATGGGGTGACAGAACTCCTTCTGGTTGGTGCGCCAATGTTCATGAGTGAGCTGAACAGAGAACAAGGCAGGGTCTATGTCTTCTCTGTCACCAAG GGTATACTGAATGAGCAGGGGTTCCTCATTGGTCCACCTGCCACTGAAAATGCACGTTTTGGGATGGCTATCTCTGCCATTCCTGACCTGGACCTCGATGGTTACAATGATGTTGTGGTTGGTGCACCACTGGAGGACAAACAAAAAGGcgtcatttacatttacaatggagagaagaagacattAAACAAACAGTTCTCACAG AAAATCCTCGGCTCCAACCTGGATCCTCAGTTGCAGTATTTTGGAAGGTCCCTCGATAGCTTCAAAGATCTGAATGATGATTCACTCCCAGACCTCTCTGTTGGTGCATATGGCAAAGTGGTGCAGCTCTG GTCCCGAGGTGTGGCAGTCGTTACAACTAAAGCATCTTTCAACCCcaataaaatcaacattttcaacaaacCCTGTAACATTAATGGACGCAAGCTTTCGTGTTTCAACACCAACCTTTGTTTCACTGCTGCATTCAGGCCTAAGAATCCTGTTGGACCCATTG acaTATCGTACACTTTGACTCTAGACGCTGACTTAGAAGCCTCCCGAGTGACGTCAAGAGGAatgttcacaaaaaacaacGAACGCTTCCTCACAGAAACGGCAAAGGTGTCATCTACACCTCTTTGTCGAGACTACCAGGTCTATGTTCAG GAGACACCAGACTTTGTCAATTCCCTCAGTCTGAAAGTGGAAATCGAGCAGAAGAATACGGATGTGAATCCTGTCCTCGACATGTTTGCTCCCAGTGCCTCGCAATTCTTT ATCCCCTTCACTAAAGACTGTGGCTCTGATGAGGTGTGCATCAGTGACTTGGTGCTGAGTGTTAAGACAGACTCAAAAGCGTCCAG CTCAGCTCCCATTCTGGTCAGCGCTAATAACCGAGAGCTGTCCTTTCAAGTGGCTgtgaagaataaaaaagagaacGCATACAACACTCGTGTCGTGGCCACGTTCTCCAACAACCTCTACTACTCCTCCGTCTTTCCTCCT acggACAATGTCAAATGCACCTCGACACAAGCAGAGACCGTCACATGCCTGGTGGGATACCCGGCgttaaaaaagaatgaagag ATAAAATTTCAGATCAACTTTGAATACAGTCTTGAGGAACTTCAAAGCCGAGCTGAGGTGAAATTCGAGGCCATGAG TGATGGTAAAGAGGAAAGACCTGCAGACAACAAAGTGGACATATCCATTCCTGTTCAGTATGATGCAGGGATCATTTTATCACG GCAGTCGAATATCAATTTCTACGTGGCAAATGCAACCACAGATGTAGTAACGACGGTGGACTCTCTAGAAGACATCGGCCCAGAGTTTAACTTCACAGTAAAG GTTTCAACAGGTCACTTTGTGGTCAGTCTCCTATATCTGAGTATTGATCTGCCGATAACCACTAAAGGTGGAAATCAGCTCCTCTACGTTACCAAAGTGGACACGCAAACA GGAGGTTCTGTCACCTGTGATTCTCAGGGCCTGGTTGATCCACTGAAGATCGGGGTGAAAAGCCAAAAAGTGTCTTTCTCAGAGGAGAGCTTCAGAGGTTCAGACAAACTG GACTGCAAGAGTGCAACATGCAAGAATATGAAATGCATCCTCAAAGACACTAAAGTTAAGAGTGACTACTTTGTGACAGTGAAAACACGGATCTGGAGTGGCACGTTTATTAGG GCCACCTATCAGAGCGTCGAGCTGACATCCAGTGTTGATATTGAAACCGCCAACCCGGATCTTCTCATTATCGGCCTCAAACAGCTTCCT GTTGTGGTGACGATCAGTAAACCAGGAGAGAAAGGGGAAGTTCCAGTTGGAGTGATAGTTGGCAGCATTATTGGAGGTCTGGCGCTGTTGGCTCTGGCTGTTGTCCTCCTGTGGAAG TTTGggtttttcaaaagaaaatacaagcaGCTTCAGCAGGAGGCCGATGGAGGACACTCAAACGCTGACGAAGTGCTGTGA
- the fsta gene encoding follistatin-A isoform X2: MFRMLKHQLHPGIFLFFIWLCHLMEHQKVQAGNCWLQQGKNGRCQVLYMPGMSRDECCRSGRLGTSWTEEDVPNSTLFRWMIFNGGAPNCIPCKETCDNVDCGPGKRCKMNRRSKPRCVCAPDCSNITWKGPVCGSDGKTYKDECALLKAKCKGQPDLDVQYQGKCKKTCRDVLCPGSSTCVVDQTNNAYCVTCNRICPEVTSPEQYLCGNDGIIYASACHLRRATCLLGRSIGVAYEGKCIKAKSCEDIQCSAGKKCLWDARMSRGRCSLCDETCPESKTEEAVCASDNTTYPSECAMKQAACSLGVLLEVKHSGSCNCK, encoded by the exons ATGTTTAGGATGCTGAAACACCAACTCCACCCAGgcatttttctcttcttcatatGGCTTTGTCACCTCATGGAACATCAAAAAGTTCAAG ctGGGAACTGCTGGCTGCAGCAGGGGAAGAACGGGAGGTGCCAGGTGCTCTACATGCCCGGTATGAGCAGGGATGAGTGCTGTCGAAGTGGAAGACTGGGGACGTCCTGGACCGAAGAGGACGTCCCTAACAGCACACTCTTCAGGTGGATGATCTTCAATGGCGGAGCCCCCAATTGCATACCTTGCAAAG AAACCTGCGATAATGTTGACTGTGGGCCCGGGAAGAGGTGCAAGATGAACAGACGGAGTAAACCTCGCTGCGTGTGCGCTCCAGACTGCTCCAACATCACCTGGAAGGGACCGGTCTGCGGCTCAGATGGCAAGACGTACAAAGACGAATGCGCACTGCTGAAGGCTAAATGTAAAGGTCAACCCGACCTAGACGTGCAGTACCAGGGGAAGTGCAAGA AAACGTGCCGTGACGTCTTGTGCCCCGGCAGCTCCACATGCGTCGTGGACCAGACAAATAATGCATACTGTGTGACGTGTAATCGGATTTGCCCCGAGGTGACGTCGCCCGAGCAGTACCTGTGTGGAAACGACGGTATCATCTACGCGAGCGCGTGTCACCTGAGAAGAGCGACCTGTCTCCTCGGCAGATCTATCGGAGTGGCTTATGAGGGGAAATGCATCA AAGCTAAGTCGTGTGAGGACATCCAGTGCAGCGCGGGGAAAAAGTGTTTGTGGGACGCTCGGATGAGCCGAGGCCGCTGCTCGCTGTGCGACGAGACCTGTCCGGAGAGCAAGACAGAGGAGGCGGTGTGCGCCAGTGACAACACCACATATCCCAGTGAATGTGCCATGAAGCAGGCCGCTTGCTCTCTGGGTGTGCTGCTGGAAGTCAAGCACTCTGGATCTTGCAACTGTAAGTAA
- the fsta gene encoding follistatin-A isoform X1, with product MFRMLKHQLHPGIFLFFIWLCHLMEHQKVQAGNCWLQQGKNGRCQVLYMPGMSRDECCRSGRLGTSWTEEDVPNSTLFRWMIFNGGAPNCIPCKGGETCDNVDCGPGKRCKMNRRSKPRCVCAPDCSNITWKGPVCGSDGKTYKDECALLKAKCKGQPDLDVQYQGKCKKTCRDVLCPGSSTCVVDQTNNAYCVTCNRICPEVTSPEQYLCGNDGIIYASACHLRRATCLLGRSIGVAYEGKCIKAKSCEDIQCSAGKKCLWDARMSRGRCSLCDETCPESKTEEAVCASDNTTYPSECAMKQAACSLGVLLEVKHSGSCNCK from the exons ATGTTTAGGATGCTGAAACACCAACTCCACCCAGgcatttttctcttcttcatatGGCTTTGTCACCTCATGGAACATCAAAAAGTTCAAG ctGGGAACTGCTGGCTGCAGCAGGGGAAGAACGGGAGGTGCCAGGTGCTCTACATGCCCGGTATGAGCAGGGATGAGTGCTGTCGAAGTGGAAGACTGGGGACGTCCTGGACCGAAGAGGACGTCCCTAACAGCACACTCTTCAGGTGGATGATCTTCAATGGCGGAGCCCCCAATTGCATACCTTGCAAAGGTGGAG AAACCTGCGATAATGTTGACTGTGGGCCCGGGAAGAGGTGCAAGATGAACAGACGGAGTAAACCTCGCTGCGTGTGCGCTCCAGACTGCTCCAACATCACCTGGAAGGGACCGGTCTGCGGCTCAGATGGCAAGACGTACAAAGACGAATGCGCACTGCTGAAGGCTAAATGTAAAGGTCAACCCGACCTAGACGTGCAGTACCAGGGGAAGTGCAAGA AAACGTGCCGTGACGTCTTGTGCCCCGGCAGCTCCACATGCGTCGTGGACCAGACAAATAATGCATACTGTGTGACGTGTAATCGGATTTGCCCCGAGGTGACGTCGCCCGAGCAGTACCTGTGTGGAAACGACGGTATCATCTACGCGAGCGCGTGTCACCTGAGAAGAGCGACCTGTCTCCTCGGCAGATCTATCGGAGTGGCTTATGAGGGGAAATGCATCA AAGCTAAGTCGTGTGAGGACATCCAGTGCAGCGCGGGGAAAAAGTGTTTGTGGGACGCTCGGATGAGCCGAGGCCGCTGCTCGCTGTGCGACGAGACCTGTCCGGAGAGCAAGACAGAGGAGGCGGTGTGCGCCAGTGACAACACCACATATCCCAGTGAATGTGCCATGAAGCAGGCCGCTTGCTCTCTGGGTGTGCTGCTGGAAGTCAAGCACTCTGGATCTTGCAACTGTAAGTAA